In Daucus carota subsp. sativus chromosome 4, DH1 v3.0, whole genome shotgun sequence, one DNA window encodes the following:
- the LOC108218388 gene encoding uncharacterized protein LOC108218388 — MSQAAILGAGGSSTCSAAFTRNLSIKPPSSTPSQLPPPSHLKTTFQGLSLQDAKRGVSNSFNPLVKSNRSSFRKSGLEITARTAASKNIEVEVDKPLGLTLGPKNGGGVLITGIEGGGNAAKAGLKVGDQVVYTSSFFGDELWPADKLGFTKTAIQAKPDSVYFVISRGADVDVKRLPKRPAPPRFGRKLSDAQKARASHICLDCGFIYTLSKPFDDQPEDYLCPQCRAPKKRFSKYDAETGKAIGGALPPIGVIIGLVAGIAGVGALLVYGLQ, encoded by the exons ATGTCACAAGCTGCTATTCTTGGAGCTGGAGGCTCATCTACTTGTTCTGCTGCATTTACAAGGAATCTCTCCATCAAACCTCCTTCTTCAACTCCATCTCAACTACCCCCTCCCTCTCacctg AAAACTACATTCCAAGGACTCTCTCTTCAGGATGCCAAAAGGGGGGTCTCCAACTCTTTCAATCCTTTGGTGAAGAGTAACAGAAGTTCCTTTAGAAAAAGTGGACTCGAGATCACAGCAAGAACTGCTGCATCAAAGAATATTGAAGTTGAAGTTGATAAGCCATTAGGCCTCACTCTGGGGCCAAAGAATGGTGGTGGAGTCCTGATTACA GGTATTGAGGGAGGTGGAAATGCTGCCAAGGCAGGGCTGAAAGTCGGGGACCAGGTAGTATACACTAGCAGCTTCTTTGGGGATGAGCTTTGGCCTGCTGACAAGCTGGGATTCACGAAAACCGCCATTCAAGCTAAGCCAGACTCTGTCTACTTTGTTATTAGCAG GGGTGCTGATGTAGATGTTAAAAGGCTACCAAAGCGTCCAGCCCCTCCTCGTTTTGGTCGAAAGCTATCAGATGCTCAGAAA GCTCGAGCTAGTCACATATGCCTCGATTGTGGATTCATATACACCTTATCAAAGCCTTTTGATGATCAG CCGGAGGATTATTTGTGCCCTCAATGCAGAGCACCAAAGAAGAGGTTTTCGAAATATGATGCCGAAACTGGGAAAGCTATCGGAGGAGCACTTCCTCCCATTGGTGTCATAATTGGCCTTGTTGCTGGTATTGCTGGAGTTGGAGCTCTGCTTGTGTATGGCCTTCAGTGA
- the LOC108218389 gene encoding chloroplastic import inner membrane translocase subunit HP30-2-like, whose product MGEQAKQGAAAMADITKKLNMMIMGESQNPITQLQTKYKELESGFKSWLAQQSLPVEAAVVTFTSAAQGAAIGGFMGTLTNDASSAFPTPPPNAPLNPQAMASIQQAQALAGGPLIQARNFAVMTGVNAGITCVLKRVRGKEDVQSSMAAAFGSGVMFSLVSGMGGGPNQAGSAVTSGLFFALIQGGLFKVGEKFSKPPVEDVLYNKTRSMLSSLGLQNYEKNFKKGLLTDNTLPLLNDSALRDVRIPPGPRLLILDRIQRDPDFKETRGAFR is encoded by the exons atgGGTGAGCAAGCAAAGCAAGGAGCCGCAGCCATGGCGGACATAACAAAGAAGCTAAACATGATGATAATGGGCGAATCGCAAAACCCAATTACCCAATTACAAACCAAGTACAAAGAATTAGAATCTGGGTTCAAATCCTGGCTTGCGCAGCAGTCTCTGCCTGTTGAAGCTGCTGTTGTTACTTTCACAAGCGCTGCTCAAGGTGCTGCTATTGGGGGATTTATGGGTACTCTTACTAATGATGCTTCCTCGGCTTTTCCTACTCCCCCGCCTAATGCTCCCCTTAATCCTCAAGCCATGGCTTCTATTCAGCAGGCCCAG GCTCTTGCAGGGGGTCCTTTGATACAGGCGCGTAATTTTGCTGTCATGACAGGTGTAAATGCTGGAATAACTTGCGTTTTGAAACGAGTACGAGGCAAGGAGGATGTCCAATCTAG TATGGCTGCAGCTTTTGGTTCTGGAGTCATGTTTTCGTTGGTGAGTGGTATGGGTGGTGGTCCTAATCAGGCTGGAAGTGCGGTGACATCAGGTCTTTTCTTTGCATTGATTCAGGGTGGATTGTTTAAG GTAGGGGAGAAATTCTCCAAGCCCCCTGTTGAAgatgttttatataataaaactagAAGCATGCTGTCAAGCCTCGGCCTCCAGAATTACGAGAAGAATTTCAAGAAAGGGTTATTAACAGACAATACGCTGCCTTTGCTTAATGACAG TGCTCTTCGAGATGTACGAATCCCTCCTGGACCAAGGCTTCTCATTCTTGATCGCATCCAAAG GGACCCTGATTTCAAAGAAACACGAGGAGCCTTTCGTTGA
- the LOC108219011 gene encoding pathogenesis-related thaumatin-like protein 3.5: MTMSMRSMKVKTGLFLLLFCHFVCFGSCTFTITNYCRYTIWPGTLSGAGTPPLPTTGFELPSGKSVSIPTIPGWSGRIWARTGCTFDATGTGTCRTGDCGGKLECGGMGATPPASLFEVTLGHGNETDFYDVSLVDGYNLPLVAAPRSINGACDATGCATDINTGCPKELQVASEDGGAEGVVACKSACEAFGQDQYCCSGEFANPTTCQPSFYSTIFKTACPRAYSYAFDDGTSIFTCNAYEYNIIFCPNPNSMKGSNDTVISPPIQKNSNKEFSGGLVSSSDILVPFPVLVILLIVILL; this comes from the exons ATGACAATGAGCATGAGGTCCATGAAAGTAAAGACCGGTTTATTTCTGCTTCTTTTTTGTCATTTCGTCTGTTTCGGATCCTGCACATTTACCATAACAAACTATTGCCGATACACCATATGGCCTGGCACACTTTCTGGGGCAGGAACACCTCCGCTTCCCACCACAGGATTTGAGCTGCCGTCAGGCAAAAGTGTGAGCATCCCTACTATTCCAGGATGGTCAGGCCGAATCTGGGCAAGAACGGGTTGCACATTCGATGCAACAGGTACTGGTACATGTCGTACAGGGGACTGTGGAGGAAAGCTGGAATGTGGTGGCATGGGCGCCACTCCACCCGCCTCCCTGTTTGAGGTGACCCTTGGCCATGGCAACGAGACAGACTTTTACGATGTCAGTCTTGTGGACGGCTACAATCTGCCTCTTGTAGCTGCACCTCGCAGCATCAACGGTGCATGTGATGCCACAGGCTGTGCTACAGACATCAACACTG GATGTCCCAAAGAACTTCAGGTTGCTAGTGAAGACGGAGGGGCAGAGGGTGTAGTTGCTTGCAAAAGTGCCTGCGAGGCCTTTGGACAAGACCAATACTGCTGCAGCGGGGAGTTTGCAAACCCGACAACGTGTCAGCCGTCTTTCTATTCAACCATCTTCAAGACAGCCTGTCCGAGGGCCTACAGCTATGCATTTGACGATGGAACCAGCATCTTTACTTGCAATGCTTATGAATACAACATCATTTTTTGCCCAAACCCCAACTC GATGAAGGGATCGAATGATACAGTAATATCTCCACCAATACAGAAGAACAGCAACAAAGAGTTCTCCGGGGGACTCGTTTCGTCGTCAGACATCCTCGTACCGTTTCCTGTATTAGTCATCCTCCTGATTGTGATACTGTTGTAG
- the LOC108219012 gene encoding uncharacterized protein LOC108219012, with protein MEVFGKSMVTMPSNVIYLSTILGQDGLNSVHKCDWKCENENVCGNMYRCKLTGTTHICDKNCNQRILYDNNNSLCRVSRHIFPLTPAEEQAVKGVRRKLDAESSPSDSCTFKRRRSAQFHPSPFERSFSAVGPISSQIGDGMDMS; from the coding sequence ATGGAGGTATTTGGAAAATCTATGGTTACGATGCCAAGTAATGTTATATATCTGTCAACTATTCTGGGCCAGGATGGGCTAAACTCTGTCCACAAGTGCGATTGGAAAtgtgaaaatgaaaatgtgtgTGGAAACATGTATCGCTGCAAACTAACTGGAACCACTCACATCTGTGACAAAAACTGTAACCAAAGAATTTTGTATGATAACAATAACTCCCTATGCAGAGTTAGCAGGCATATTTTCCCATTAACGCCAGCTGAGGAACAGGCTGTGAAAGGTGTGCGTAGAAAGCTTGATGCTGAGAGTTCCCCCTCAGATAGTTGCACTTTTAAGCGTAGGCGGAGCGCACAGTTTCATCCCTCTCCTTTTGAGAGATCATTCTCTGCTGTTGGTCCAATCTCCAGTCAAATTGGAGATGGCATGGACATGAGCTAG